A part of Candidatus Hydrogenedentota bacterium genomic DNA contains:
- a CDS encoding ankyrin repeat domain-containing protein yields the protein MKGLRWSMCGLAGCMLLICAACGRGTPEALEADGISVYDAAAQGNMEKVGAYLRRGGDVNAPDEYGMALLHYAAACNQVQTVEMLLEDFSADPQVTDADGNTPLDLARKVGANEAVRYLTGEM from the coding sequence ATGAAGGGATTGCGATGGAGTATGTGCGGTCTCGCCGGGTGCATGCTGCTCATCTGCGCAGCGTGCGGCCGCGGCACACCAGAAGCACTCGAAGCGGATGGGATTTCGGTCTATGACGCCGCGGCTCAGGGAAACATGGAAAAGGTGGGGGCATACCTGCGCCGGGGGGGCGATGTGAACGCGCCGGACGAATATGGAATGGCGCTGTTGCATTACGCCGCCGCCTGCAATCAGGTGCAGACCGTGGAAATGCTGCTGGAAGATTTCTCGGCCGATCCCCAGGTGACGGACGCGGATGGGAACACGCCGCTGGACCTGGCGCGGAAAGTGGGTGCCAATGAAGCGGTGCGCTACCTGACGGGGGAAATGTAA
- a CDS encoding prepilin-type N-terminal cleavage/methylation domain-containing protein codes for MKKHGFTLIELLVVIAIIGILAAILLPALSRAREAARRASCQNNLKQFGLIHKMFAAEHRDRWVCRTVRYDNTPTEAIRGDNVRVWHGLNVPELYPEYATDLAIWFCPSDVDSGPGKYWPESSEWPYDMPPGQPTNGVWRRVGDNWKLPVMQPNPVSSLPYPVVGTDCTPTTCYPYMPDWSYAYWAVAIPPDALVAREDCAAIFLYLHNGYNSGTPSLSGMGCYMMAYEDGSITLPSNGRTITLYHLREGIERFFITDINNPAGSSRAQSQIITMWDTIRTMGPGGGISEGGKDFCHVPGGANVLCMDGHVEWARYPQSTGSWLYCCTQEILSDGYQYSP; via the coding sequence ATGAAAAAGCACGGGTTTACGTTGATTGAACTGCTGGTGGTCATTGCCATCATCGGCATACTCGCGGCCATTCTCTTGCCAGCGCTTTCCCGCGCGAGAGAAGCGGCGCGGCGGGCGAGTTGCCAGAACAATCTGAAACAGTTCGGGCTGATCCACAAGATGTTTGCTGCGGAACACCGTGATCGGTGGGTGTGCCGTACGGTGCGGTACGACAACACTCCCACCGAGGCGATACGCGGCGACAATGTCCGGGTGTGGCACGGCCTGAACGTGCCCGAACTGTATCCTGAATATGCGACGGACCTCGCCATCTGGTTCTGCCCCTCGGATGTGGATTCCGGTCCGGGGAAGTATTGGCCCGAGTCGAGCGAATGGCCCTATGACATGCCACCGGGCCAACCCACTAACGGTGTATGGCGCCGGGTAGGCGACAATTGGAAATTGCCGGTCATGCAGCCCAATCCTGTTTCCAGTCTGCCCTACCCGGTTGTTGGGACAGATTGCACCCCAACGACCTGCTATCCGTACATGCCCGACTGGTCGTATGCCTACTGGGCCGTGGCAATTCCGCCGGATGCTCTGGTAGCGCGCGAAGATTGTGCCGCCATCTTCCTGTACCTGCACAACGGGTACAACAGCGGCACGCCGAGCCTGTCCGGGATGGGGTGCTACATGATGGCCTACGAAGACGGAAGCATCACGTTGCCTTCCAATGGCCGGACCATCACCTTGTACCACCTGCGGGAAGGCATTGAACGGTTCTTCATCACCGACATCAACAACCCAGCGGGCAGCAGCCGGGCACAATCCCAGATCATTACCATGTGGGACACGATCCGCACGATGGGTCCCGGCGGCGGCATCTCGGAAGGCGGCAAAGACTTCTGCCACGTACCGGGCGGCGCCAATGTGTTATGCATGGACGGCCACGTCGAGTGGGCCAGGTATCCACAGTCGACCGGTTCCTGGCTGTATTGCTGCACGCAAGAGATTCTCAGCGACGGCTACCAGTATTCGCCGTGA
- a CDS encoding neutral/alkaline non-lysosomal ceramidase N-terminal domain-containing protein, producing MLSNRIPTILLCIAVALCVGLCALGASAAEESSAGNGWRAGVARVDITPEAPLWLAGYAARSHAAEGVLHPLWVKALALEDASGQRALLVTSDLLGFPRDMAETLLARIESKHGLPGSHVILSSSHTHSGPVVSNMLFEIYPLEAADKTLIEQYSNALVDRILGAVDAALSGLAPVRLESGNGVTRFAVNRRNNTESRITATHDFKGPVDHAAPVLRVSREDGTMLAIVFGYACHATTLDIYKWSGDYPGFAQIELEAEYPGAMAMFFAGCGADQNPLPRRTIERAQQYGRELAIAVERVLAEPMTPLEPAFRAHYTEVELALAPAPSREELAAQAVNAPGYQQRCLNRLIQTLDAGQPLPSIYSYPVQFWQLGKQTIVALAGEVVVDYSIFLKRMLGNDTFVMAYAHHIPSYIPSERVLAEGGYEGATAQLYYGLPAPWAPGVEERIMNGATEAATALDLPVSPWKEE from the coding sequence ATGCTCTCCAACCGTATACCCACGATTCTCCTTTGCATCGCGGTTGCTCTGTGCGTTGGCCTGTGCGCGTTGGGCGCATCCGCCGCGGAGGAATCCTCCGCAGGAAACGGGTGGCGCGCAGGCGTTGCCCGTGTTGACATCACGCCCGAGGCGCCCCTGTGGCTTGCGGGATATGCCGCACGGAGTCATGCCGCGGAAGGTGTCCTCCATCCGTTGTGGGTGAAGGCCCTCGCGCTCGAAGATGCCTCAGGGCAACGCGCCCTGTTGGTTACGAGCGACCTGCTCGGATTTCCACGCGACATGGCAGAGACGCTCCTTGCACGCATCGAATCGAAGCACGGGCTGCCAGGCAGCCACGTGATTCTGAGCAGTTCCCACACCCATTCCGGCCCGGTTGTGTCGAACATGCTCTTCGAGATCTACCCGCTGGAAGCGGCCGACAAAACCCTCATCGAACAGTACTCGAACGCCCTCGTGGATCGGATTCTCGGGGCCGTGGACGCTGCCTTGAGCGGCTTGGCGCCCGTGCGGCTTGAATCGGGCAACGGCGTCACGCGCTTTGCCGTAAACCGCCGCAACAACACCGAGTCCCGGATTACCGCAACGCACGATTTCAAGGGCCCGGTGGACCATGCGGCGCCGGTTTTGCGGGTGTCACGAGAAGACGGCACGATGCTTGCCATCGTATTCGGATACGCCTGTCATGCGACGACCCTGGATATTTACAAGTGGTCAGGCGACTACCCCGGCTTCGCGCAAATCGAACTGGAAGCCGAATACCCGGGCGCCATGGCCATGTTCTTCGCCGGCTGCGGCGCCGATCAGAACCCGCTGCCCCGGCGAACCATCGAGCGGGCGCAGCAATACGGCCGCGAACTGGCCATAGCCGTGGAACGCGTGCTCGCCGAGCCCATGACGCCGCTGGAACCCGCGTTCCGAGCACATTACACGGAGGTCGAGCTGGCCCTTGCCCCGGCCCCCAGCCGCGAAGAGCTGGCCGCGCAGGCCGTGAACGCCCCCGGCTACCAGCAGCGATGTCTCAACCGCCTTATCCAAACGCTGGATGCGGGCCAGCCCCTCCCCTCCATCTATTCGTATCCGGTCCAGTTTTGGCAATTGGGCAAACAGACCATTGTGGCCTTGGCGGGCGAGGTCGTGGTGGACTACTCAATCTTTCTGAAACGAATGCTGGGCAACGACACATTCGTCATGGCCTATGCCCATCATATTCCAAGCTACATCCCCTCGGAGCGGGTGCTTGCCGAAGGCGGCTACGAAGGCGCCACGGCACAGCTTTACTATGGTCTGCCAGCGCCCTGGGCGCCCGGGGTTGAAGAACGCATCATGAACGGCGCTACCGAAGCCGCCACGGCGCTCGACCTGCCCGTTTCCCCCTGGAAAGAGGAATAG